aaacggcgcgaaccggcgggtcccgcgcattaccgattgaacgcaccatttgaccaccacttacttgctATACAAGTTTCTCACTAATagaacaaaatatcttccccctcttagcttcttattggccgaaaattagtggttcaaaatgcaacaagagagagaaaattgtgtggctgtgattcaaccaagtgttaaccaaacttgtggctagaattaattcttattttttccaaccttcttataagacaaatgaagcttaatcttcctcattcttttctctctcttggccgaaattctctccaaaggaagaaagaaaaatctctctcaattccttgtcctaatcttgctcaatctcataaactaaccggttaatcttgaattccttccataaaacctcttcatttggtattagtaagttgattggtgaagtgtttgtggaagctaaggtgacaagcaactccctctctcttgttttactaggtgagtaatgaatgaactctctccttcacctaatgaagcttaattcatgcttagtggtgttaagagatgaaaaattatggcttatatcttgatttgtggatgatttagtgaagttttatatttattgggattttttctgttttaatataagcatgattgtgtggctatatatgatggttggaaatggtatgtaatgatgctagatggtggaaaaagtggaagattgcaagtaatttctgttttgaatgaaatctggaaaattggggtttcttggttcttcattctgtccgaaaattttaggcctagatagaggccgaattggccttggcttaaaacatgaaatttgtacatggcttatgtagatgagcaattttggaactaaaacccttgagctggtggctcagggtgacttttgaataattttgtgaattttgtgagtttgaggttgaactcaatacctagatggactattcgagccggttagggcttggtcgaagtcagtccaacttggtttgaggtcaccaagtttgtgaacccggttcgctgagtatgtgaaccaattttgtgacccgagcttgtgactcaagctcaagtttgtgatttcgttcgcctgggcaagtttgtgaggtgactggccagtgagggtgataaggtgttcggtgggtgtacaagtggagttctgcggaccttatgtatggtcgacggagtgtcgacaggaggtcacgcatggcaacgacttggctttggagccacctgtatccttattatgtgatgttacttttctgcttttgctttactcttattgagtaactgtggttacgtgacatttacgctttcgcccctgtttacttactaagcatatagcttaccccattccttttgttttccttagcaggggccgacgcggggacttttggctcgtatactagtatagttagtttggcttgtaatagttgaacagttaggatgtttgtttttgttttggtggtttgactcgatacttttggagaatgtaattataactcttttgggattgtatgtattgtatttagtgctctttcgaactttaagttttgagtcctggtgCGAGCTAggtaggcggcccgccgatacccttgggttcgcccttgggagaagtggggtcgtcacacagaGACTTGTTTCCTTCATAGTTTGCACCGAATCTGCATGATATCTTTCTAAGTCTTAGCTTGTTTGTATGTGGAAATCATGTGTTTCGTTGCTTGGCTTgaagttatgatttttggttgaaaagcTTTGAATCAAAGTTTGTCTGGAGTcctcatttgaaatgaaatggCGGCAGGTTTGAGTTGCAGAAACATAAGCTTCGTAACTTTGCATGAGTTTGCATGGAAAAACTTTCGACGATTGCACTTTGGCCactcaagtctccccttgtttcACTTTGACCCAGAAACCTTGGAAATTAGTCAATCTTATCCATTTTAAATGCTAACTTTCTTTGCCATGATTTAATGAGATTTTTTGGGTAGAATATGCATGAGTTTTAGGATGAATTTGGAGGgtttaatagtttttttttagatttatagctttaacttgaattttttttttgtgaaaattttgaatttttgttgtttaatccTAGCAAATtgctttttgtttattttttgtgaattttatcatttgatttggtaTGTTTCACCTTAGATCCTTAATtgtattttatttccttttagaCCCTTagtatttataataataataaattgaccTCTTAAACTTCTTTaatctttcaattgggtctttgTTTGTCTTAATTGGTTGAATATGAGTAGTTTACTTTCCTTGGAATGCTTTGAGTGATTCAATTTAGTGTTTATTGCCATTTCTtatgattaaagtgatgccttgaccttttctttgtattttggagggcaaataagtAATTTTACTTCATTAGAcccccaactcaagggaggtacactctatcccctTATTCTTTAcattatttgaccctacgtgccctatgtgatgttacgtgcttaattgcatgcctcttaaatgttttattatttattgatttatttatttatttcatttatttatttattcgctttattggctttagtttgtatatttatttttagttcaattttgatcatttgagggcacttgaatgccaaagttgtaatagttaagttattattttatttattttattccgtttccccctcttagattgtagtaggctcccccctaaatgtaatagttagggctttatttgctttatttgccttgcgtgatttgcatgtctatgtgctatgtgttaccgctttcttagggtcttgcatctagatatcatgcttatgtgttatgtgctatatgtgatttatgtgtttacatgcttttattaggtcttacatgatttatttgattgtaaccgatgtgtgacgtcaccacactagtccaatgctagttgtggtcaatttctcgaatccacactagtccaacactagttgtggccctttgttccgacttttctcactagtccaatgctaatgGGAAATTCTAGacgtgggctagtccaacgctagacccttaggagcccctcgagcgttagatcatggttgtgtgataaaatcacttcatctcatgcatactttcactttttaggatctttatcatttttttgcatgacatccctccttatacgtatatccctccccatatttttccttatatgtatattacttacccctttgtatgaaacatgacattagacttgcatttcatctaagcattagacctagggtagtacatttgcttgattaaactAGGAAAACCCCTTGCGTAtaggatatggacgagtttggctttctagccttagcacgctcatattccttctattaaagggaacattgaaagtcacaagtataagtcccccgcacccattatgatgcattcctttaggtcatacacatttgtatattattattttctttactttttctttctttcgagtctcatgacttgcattattcgtgacttcttcgaaaagtccttattgggcgtcacaattaatgtgattggtaccaagtacgctttgaaaatacatttcaaCCCCCCGACACCcttctaggtctagggtttgcattcatatagaacatccaaatgtgataaatcttaagggtaaaataagaaaatctttgactaaatcacgcaactaaccttggataggttgaaagggtgccttggattcttatccttgccttccctttcttcaaatgtgactcccgaatctttttctctgattttcgtagacttggagtcatttaaaaaggatttttctactttttctttaaaaactcAATTTTTGGTGACTTCGTACACCTttactctataccaagtggcgactccatttttcattcaaaaaaccctttttaaactatatttttgggtcaaatcgtcgcattttcaagtcccatttagacccatgttcttcattttctttttaaatcaaaaaattcatttttttaatcaaaaattgaatcaaaagatttttctaaactcgtcttttattttcttattaaaaaatagGGCGCGACACTGGCCTCGATGTTGGGACGTTTGTTGCGCATCGATGCGGCGACAGCCGATCTTCGAAGGCCTTCGGTGGCTCGAATTCTCGTCGAGATGGATGTCTCCAAGCCTCTCGTCAAGCGTGTCTGGATTGGGGATGAGGGCTTCGGTTTTTGGCAACCAGTAGTGTTTGAGGACTGGCCTGCGTTCTGCACCTTTTGCAACAGGTTCGGACATGCGGACGAGGAATGCTTCAGGAAGCATCCTTCGCTTTGTCCACCCAAGATTGCACCTGCCGCTGCATCATCGGCGCCTGTCAACCCTTCCACGGGTCACAAGGAGTATATCCCAAAAATCTTGGCTAGCGCGGATGCGGTCCATCAGCAACTCAGGCAGTCCGAAGGGCAGATGGCTTATGGTGAGGGCAATGTCCAGGCGCCCTTAACGGTTGTGTCATCCTCCGATGTGTCGCTGTCTCTGGACATTGCGGTGCAAACCCAAATAGAGGAGCGGGCTCCCCATGCAGTCAATGGTGACAAAGATTCCACGGCGCACATGGGAGTGCCTCTTGACCCACGGACGGATGAACTTGAAGTAGCGGTGGGTGATGGGCGGCTGCTGGTTGTGCTTCCCACGCACGGTTCGACGTCCCACCAGGCTCCTCTCGTGGAGGTGGAGGCAAGGGAGCTCTCCTTGGGGAATTGTTTTGGGGCTCTTCAAGATTTGGTGGAGAGCTTTGAGGAGCTACTGCCAGGGGCCTGTGGTATTCGGACCCCCACGTCTTTCTTCTCTCCACATCAGCCAAAGAAAGCTTCTTGGGGATGCAGGCTGTTTGAGGGGAACCTAGAGGCTTCGAGTGTGACACTTGAGGAGTTGCGTCAGTTCCATGCGGAGTTGGTTCGAGAATGCCACGAGGGGCAGTGTGTGGGCAGTTTTGGTCCAGTGGAGGTTGTGGAATTACCAGCCGCTGACTAGCTAGGGATGGGCAAGCAGAATGTTCAAACCAAAAGGATGAGAGGGAGACCCAAGGGCAGAGGCAATCACGTGGCCCCGTCGTCGCAAGCTAAGTACCTTCTGCGATCTCATGCTAAATCCAATTAGCTTCATCATGTGGAATATCCGGGGTGCCTCTCGTCCTGACTCCATAAAGCATTTGTACAAGCTCTGCTTGGACCATAGAATTTCTCTGGTTATTCTATTAGAACCCATGTCTGATTTAAGGCAACTAGAGGTGGTACGACAACACCTCAAGCTAGATCACGGGCCTCTTTCTTAAACGGCAAGGCATGGTTTCTCTGGAGTAGGAACTTTAAGCTCTCTTTCTTGGAAGGGGAGGGCCAGGTAGTCCACGTGAGGCTTTCCTTTCAGTCGGGCACCGTTGTTAATATATCAGCGGTCTATGCCAAATGCACTAGAGTAGGCTGACCCCCCCTATGGCAGGCCCTCGAGAGACATTCGATGCGGGCAGGGGTGAACCGTGGATCGTAGCTGGGACTTCAATGTGGTTTCGTCTGCGGACGAGCACAAAGGGGGATTGCCTATTAATGCCACTAAAATGGATGAATTTAATACCGCTATGTACACTTGCGGTCTCTCCTCTGTTGACTTTGATGGCAGCCCGTTTACTTGAATGAATGGTACAGTCTGGCAACGTCTAGACAGGGCCCTGGTGAACTCCCTATGGGCAGCGGTTTATACATGTACCAAAGTCTCCCATCTCCCTCGAGGTCGGTCTGATCACTCGCCTCTCGTAATCAAGGCCAGGGTGGGGTTTGCGGCTCCTTCTTCTTTCCGGTTTCTCAACATGTGGCGGGGACACCCTTCTTTCTTGGAGATTATTTTGGCGGACTGGCGGGCATCGATATCAGGGGTAGGGATGACACTATTTCACTCCAAGATGCAATCATTGCGGACTAAGCTACGAGAATGGAGTAAGGAGGTGTTTGGGAATATTTTCGATGGGGTAAAGAGAGCAGCGGACACCTACAAACTTAGGGAGGAGGAGTTCAACTCCTACTGCGATGAATCCTCCCAAATCCGTCTGCATAAGGCACGAGCAGTGTACCTGAGAGAGCTCTTCATGGAATGTGAGTTCTAGCGTCAAAAGGCGGCAGTCTGTTGGATCAGGGAGGGGGATGCTAACACCTCCTTCTTCCATTCGATGGTCCAACAACGCAGAAACTCCAACTTCAATGCTCGCATTAAAGACGACTCTTTGGGCTGGCTCCACGATGCCACCAATATACGGGACTCTGCGGTGAGGttttttttggagttgtttCAGTTGACTGGGTTTGTTTCACCTCCTGCGCTGCCCTTTGAACTACCGACGATCACCGCTGAGGAGGATGCAAAACTGCGGGAACTGCCCGAGATGGACGAGCTTCGATTGGTGGTCTTCTCTATGGATGCTAATGGTGCCCCAGGACCGGACAGGTTCGGGGCAGGTTTCTATCAACAATGTTGGGAGATAATCAAGGATGACCTCTTGGCAGCTGTTCATGACTTCTTTATGGGGGTCGAACAACGTCGGGGGATTTCCAGTGCATTGATAGTATTGATTCCAAAAGTGGAGGGAGCGTTCCAGTGGAAGGAATTCAGACCAATCAGCCTTTGCAATGTGAGCTCAAAGATCATTTCAAAAATACTGGCCAATGGACTGGGGCGTTTGTTGCCAAGACTAATTTCCCCTTGGCAGACAGACTTCGTACCTGGAAGGGGGATCGTGGATAATATTCTACTGGCACAAGAGCTGGTGCTAGATTTAGATAGGAGACTCACACAGCCGAACCTGATTATCAAGCTCGACATGGAGAAAGCGTATGACAGAGTTGTATGTCCTTTCCTTATTTTCATGCTTCGTAGCTATGGCTTCTCAGAATTCACAGTAGATCTCCTCTTTAGGACCTTATCTAACTCGTGGTTCACTATACTGGTCAATGGCCAACCATCGGGCTTCTTTAAGTCTAGCAGGGGAGTGTGTCAAAGAGATCCGCTATCGCCTGCCCTTTTTTTGGTCGTCGCAGAATTTCTTGGCCGGGGTCTTCAAATGCTTTGCCATAGTAGAGTGGACATGGGCTATGTTTCGGCCGGGGGCAAAGCCTTATCTCGCTTTTGCTGATGATACAATTATCTTCACTCGGTGCTCGGAATCTTGCTTGATAGCACTACATGACTTTCTCCTACTTACCAGCAGCACTCCGGACAAAAGTTAAACATCGAAAAAAGCACTTTCCTCACATCCTCTAGCCTCCCAACAGATCTAGACAGCGTTGTGGGTTCGATTCTGGGGTTTCACAAGCAACCCTTCCTCCTGAATTATCTAGGGGTGCCCCTTGCCCGAGGGAGAATGGGGGCGGTGCTCTTCGACCCCCTCCTAGCAAACCTACGTGCACGCCTCTTCCATTGGAGCTCGAAACTTCTGAGCATGGGGGGTAAGGTTATCCTCCTCAGGCACATGCTTAGCGCACTTCCCCTATTTTTATTACAAGCGATTTGCCCCCCAAAATCCATCTTGGTGGCTTTGGGCAGGATTTGCAACTCCTTTCTATGGGATTTAAATGGAGAGTCACGGAGGGTGCACTGGGCAGTGTGGGAAAAGTTGTGCTTTCTGGTGCAGGAGGGTGGCTTGGGAGTTCACTCCTTTCGGGACTCTGCTAGGGCTTTTGCTTGCAAGTCTTGGTGGCACCTACGCAAGAACGACTCGCTATGGGCAGCCTTTATGCATAAAAAATATATCAAGGGCACGCACCTTTCGATTGCTGCGGTGGATCGGCCCCCGGCTTCATGGAGGCGCCTGCTAGCGGTTTGGGAGTTTGTAGAATCGCAGATATGATGGTGCTTAGGGAGAGGACTCGTCGACTTCTGGTATGACGTCTGGTGTGATGACCTCCCTCTAGCACAGTAGCTGGGTATGTCTGATCCTCCCCATTTCCTAGTGGGAGAGTTCTATACGTCCCAAGGGTGGAACGTGCCGAGGTTGAGGGAGTGGGTACCAGAATCCGTGGCTCAGCGGATTGCTACCATCCATTTTTCCCTAGAGCAGGATGACGCGATGGTTTGGGTACCATCGTCTAATTGGGATTTCTCTGTGCCTTCGGCATGGGAGGCGATTCAGACTAAGCAGAGTATCTCTTTGGTTGACCGCTATGTGTGGGGTCCGGTGGTGCCGATGAAAGTTTCCTTCTTTGCATGGCGATTGATGCGGCGGTGGCTCCCTCTTGATTGTATTCTGCAGGGCAAGGGGGTAACGTTAGTCTCTCGGTGTAATTGCTGCCAGTAGTCTCAAGAGATAGTTTCTCACCTTTTCCTGCATGGCACGGTGGCAAAAGCAGTATAGGAGCATTTTCACAAGATCTTTGGACTGCTTCCGGCTAACTCGAATAGTATAGCTTCTATGTTGACGCACTGGTTTCTCTCTCACCCCAAGGTTTCGGTAGTACATGTGCGGGTTCTGGTTCCCCTATTGGTGCTCTGGTTCATCTGGAAGAGCAGGAACTTGGCACGGTTTCAAGCAGACACTTTTTCCCCCAACTCAGGTGATTTCTCAGATAGAAGAGCTTTTGGGACAAATGGGTACGGCTCGTACTTTCGCAAGGCCCTCTTTTGCAGGTGATCGGGATTGCCCGTGGGTGACCCACTGCAACTCCACATGACAAGTATTGGGGGCGAGGCTGGTCTCTTGGGGAAAGCCACCGATGGGGCGGCTCAAGCTCAACTCCGACGCTAGTGTAATTAATGGCAAGGCGGCTAGTGGAGGGGTCTTGCGAGACCACTGGGGGAGGGTGGTCTGGGCGTACTATAAGGAATTCGGGGACTTGGATGTGCTGACAGTAGAAGCACAATCCCTTCTGTTCGGCCTGAAATTGTGCGCTGACTGAGATGTTTACTCAGTGATTACGGAATCGGACTAGAGGGTGCTAGTGCAGCTCGTGGGTTCGGAAGCCTTGTCGAAGTGGCCGCTGTGCATGGCTTTGTGAGAGATCAGTTATCACCTTGGCCGACCGGAGGCAACACTCCTCCATGTAGTTCGCGAAGCCAATGCGGTGGCGGATGCTTTAGCTTCCCTGCAATTGGGAGAGCAATGGTTTTTTGAGTCACTCACGACCCTTCCAGTCAAAGCCAGTAGGGAGGCATGCCTTGACTGCCATGGAGTTCCCCGTATCCGCGCGAGAAGAGGCTAAAAAGGAGCAGCTGTTTTCTCATTCTTGCCATGtattctccttcttcttctaaTAAACGGtagttttttttctaaaaaaaaaattattagttagtgatactaacgttataagaaattcttgaaaatttcgCTTTATTGCGCAAAAATTGggagtacgcgtttttacacgcgcgattaattgaggggcTTAAGACCTTTGTTTTGgaactattaagagtgaataataataatatgaataaaagtgcattagaggtttagtgcacaagtgaaacaaatccgagaggaatcgggcacgaaacaCACGCGCACGCGCATTATTTTAGTGGACATCCTTGAGCAATTTTGGGCCACAAGTTTTAAGCTTACTTTAGAAGCTTTATCATCAAATTTTCACCCTTCCTTTCTTCCTCAAACAGCTGACCAACAAGAGCAAAGAAACTACCAAAAattcctcttcatttcttgcttcaatccttCACTAAATCACCTCAAACTTTAACCACACTTTGCAATCTACTAGAAGAGCAACTCAAGCTACAAAAAGAGCTTCAAATCCATGGTTTTTCTTGACCAATGAGGACCGAAAATTCTACTTTAAATCATCCAAGaaagtaagtgacgatcaaccATGAAAATCTTGACTTGTGGAAGTTGTTTAGCACTTATGAGTTCATAATTTCTTATGGGTAGCttaaattgttggaaaaattggtgagtgggctctatgaactcccactatggcttgatggactgattttgtgagctttgatgttaataatgttggtttagtgtttaaattagtagaaatgagtgatattatggatgaaagctcaaaggaagtgaaggggagaatttttccatttctgctCCTGTACATGCCGTGGCCCTTAGAGCAAATTTTTGtagttctaatgacttgtttatgatgtatacatgttctgtgggttgtgtagaaagtttcatcaaaaaaattttgggattTGGATGGGTAGATGTTGAGTTTTCAAAAGTCCagtaaaactggaatttttcccgaaactgctctggcagtgtttttcaaatGGCTATAACTTTGTGCTCCGATGTTAGATTTGAGTACCGTTTGCGGCACTAGAAATTAGACATTCCCAGAATTCCaaggtataaaattcacattctgattctacctgagtagtccataccaatcgtttgaacatgactgtcctgtttcatgtctacactgggagctctgttttgagcagcgaattgatgctcaaatatgagctagctgtggacagattttgaaaataatttcttctaagaaattatagctttatgaatctagtcTTCAATTCCACTAACCACACTtgattccaagttgaattgagtgccTTGTGGCCGAAATTCGAAACTGACTCAATGAtttgaaaccctcttttggctagttgGATGCCTAAATTTTGATTGGGAtttgttgtttcgaaattcttggtgttaaccacctaccaaatgtatcttagatgtttcttagacattgcCTTCATAAATGGACtgtgtttgagaaaattttattggccaaatgtttagaaaaaggaaaatttacatacaaggcagatttgccttggaaactcgtgggactttaatgattttgttaaccaactttccgtatgtatttctccatgaaatttgacagaggaatatcCCTCATAaggtagtgtaatactgccatatttggtgttattctaagttCGTTTCGATGCTCAactgaatttccaaagttcGTGATTAAACCTGGAAATTTAGCCTAACCGTCTCACTTTTTCAGCAattttgagctactatatcttggtgctcaaaatcCCAATTCATGTTCTGCTTGTTGATttgaaaactttgattgtaactctaattgagttccaaatttcagaggttagttcgtattgtgtgaattttgacaaattttcaaattttgctgAAAATCggcccaaatctgtcttggcatttcaaaacagccactttgagccaaattttgaatatcatccatttgaaatcatggaaaggtgtcttttaggaacttttattactttgaatgtagtttccaacggtaccaaatgtttcaattttggacttgtagagagtgagttatgatttttgaaAGAATGCTCCTAAACTCGATAATTCTTGgccattttataaaatttttgcaTGGGAACATTTTCAAAGAATCTGGCCGTATATTCGTCCAGTTGTTGGCCGGATAGTTGGCCGGATTGGtggagaaaattgaaaaaatataaattccTCACTGCCTCGAATCCTACCGAcaatctggccggatatccggccaa
The Coffea arabica cultivar ET-39 chromosome 6c, Coffea Arabica ET-39 HiFi, whole genome shotgun sequence genome window above contains:
- the LOC140008736 gene encoding uncharacterized protein; translation: MNGTVWQRLDRALVNSLWAAVYTCTKVSHLPRGRSDHSPLVIKARVGFAAPSSFRFLNMWRGHPSFLEIILADWRASISGVGMTLFHSKMQSLRTKLREWSKEVFGNIFDGVKRAADTYKLREEEFNSYCDESSQIRLHKARAVYLRELFMECEF